From Tubulanus polymorphus chromosome 9, tnTubPoly1.2, whole genome shotgun sequence, a single genomic window includes:
- the LOC141910481 gene encoding melatonin receptor type 1A-like, with protein sequence MLVLNDLFRDFRVWSRNGTSSLRHGNYWQEHFAMTVYMIFYLFIFIVVGFFGNLLIIAAVTTNQRLQTSGNVYIINLAIADLGVTLLVDGNNIAGVLFGHKIYIELELEWLCYLCGYLCGVFCFTSAFSLAAIALDRLFFLCHNNFYRKYYSTTTTVCMCLVIWSCSFVLCFPMIFGWFNCSIVFDDKVMLCFWDRLAGFWCSVFNMGCFILPIIIVFVAYSRIFLFVWRSKRELNTFSAPGSVANRMGGGKADDTATRLAKTFFIIFIIFVIMWLPWSVMNIVDMTNRYPKWMVLIFLNLGHANSAVNSLLYGATNRMFREAYKDILLCKLLNKKRNVRKHNPSTTR encoded by the exons ATGTTGGTTCTGAACGATCTGTTTCGTGATTTTCGCGTCTGGAGTCGAAATGGAACATCGTCGTTACGTCACGGTAACTATTGGCAGGAGCATTTCGCTATGACAGTTTATATGATTTTCTATCTGTTCATCTTCATCGTGGTCGGATTTTTCGGAAATCTTCTT ATCATAGCAGCCGTAACGACCAATCAGCGTCTCCAGACATCCGGCAACGTGTACATTATCAATTTAGCGATAGCGGATTTAGGAGTGACGCTACTTGTCGACGGTAACAACATAGCTG GGGTTTTGTTCGGTCACAAAATCTACATCGAACTGGAGTTGGAATGGTTGTGCTACCTGTGCGGCTATTTATGCGGTGTATTCTGCTTCACGTCCGCATTCAGTCTGGCCGCTATTGCGCTGGATAG GTTGTTCTTTTTGTGCCACAACAATTTCTACCGCAAGTACTactcgacgacgacgaccgtTTGCATGTGTTTGGTGATCTGGTCCTGTTCGTTTGTTTTGTGTTTCCCGATGATATTCGGCTGGTTCAACTGCAGCATCGTGTTCGACGACAAGGTCATGCTGTGTTTCTGGGATCGTCTGGCCGGATTCTGGTGCTCGGTATTCAACATGGGCTGTTTCATCCTGCCTATAATCATCGTGTTCGTCGCCTATAGCCGTATATTTCTATTCGTCTGGCGCAGCAAACGCGAATTGAACACGTTTTCCGCACCAGGCTCGGTGGCTAACAGAATGGGAGGTGGTAAGGCTGACGATACGGCCACCAGACTTGCGAAAACATTCTTCATAATATTCATCATCTTCGTCATCATGTGGCTGCCTTGGTCGGTGATGAACATCGTCGATATGACAAACCGCTATCCGAAATGGATGGTGCTGATTTTCCTGAATCTAGGTCACGCCAACTCGGCCGTCAACAGCCTGCTATACGGAGCGACTAACCGAATGTTTCGCGAAGCTTACAAGGATATCTTACTATGCAAATTACTTAACAAGAAACGCAATGTTCGTAAACACAATCCGAGTACCACAAGATGA
- the LOC141910831 gene encoding 5'(3')-deoxyribonucleotidase, cytosolic type-like, protein MSSSVNNDDGSRNNVGTRRRNGPIHERKKVVVLVDMDGVLADFELNLLESYRAANPDEPFVPLDERRGFWVNKQYRGLRDDLADRIMDVVHAKGFFLNNEPIVGAVAAVKELSAMDGVEVFICTSPVTTSYEHCAPEKYAWIEQYFGSDWLRRIILTTDKTVVGGDVLVDDKMDIHGVRSRPSWEHVVFTAPANVRVDAGDRLRLETWADLPKLKSLIKSKLA, encoded by the exons ATGTCATCAAGTGTCAACAATGACGATGGTAGCCGTAACAACGTCGGTACGAGACGCCGCAACGGGCCGATACACGAGCGTAAAAAGGTGGTCGTGCTGGTCGACATGGACGGCGTGCTCGCCGATTTCGAGCTGAACTTGTTAGAATCATACCGAGCGGCGAACCCGGACGAGCCGTTCGTGCCGCTCGACGAGCGCCGCGGCTTCTGGGTGAACAAACAATACCGCGGGCTGCGCGACGACCTCGCCGACCGCATCATGGACGTCGTGCACGCGAAGGGGTTCTTCTTGAACAACGAACCGATCGTCGGCGCGGTCGCCGCCGTCAAAGAACTCTCGGCGATGGACGGCGTCGAGGTGTTCATCTGCACGAGCCCGGTGACGACGTCGTACGAGCACTGCGCGCCCGAGAAGTACGCGTGGATCGAACAGTATTTCGGTAGCGACTGGCTGCGTCGGATTATCCTCACCACCGATAAGACGGTCGTCGGCGGCGACGTGCTCGTCGACGATAAGATGGATATACACGGCGTTCGTTCGCGGCCGTCTTGGGAACACGTCGTGTTTACGGCGCCGGCTAACGTGCGTGTCGACGCCGGTGACCGGTTGCGGCTGGAGACTTGGGCCGATCTGCCGAAGTTGAAGAGTCTTATCAAGTCGAAGCTAGCGT AA
- the LOC141910482 gene encoding uncharacterized protein LOC141910482 gives MNRNILIVSAFYIIVGVSSELSLSGAEGFNHVAIDVKRRSADDQSTSVGNREKRTTETKTGRCYVTRIDLNDAVVNIMTRDDSYLIKAQIIRDSKKGNITTMELNLMPLFGKDVYNDCRLNDALVKLKEEIASGKQIEAEYVDCNGFKQEIQT, from the exons ATGAACCGGAATATATTGATCGTCAGCGCATTCTAC ATTATTGTGGGCGTGTCCAGCGAGCTGTCACTCAGTGGAGCAGAAGGATTTAATCATGTAGCGATCGACGTAAAAAGACGAAGCGCCGATGACCAATCAACTTCAGTGGGAAATCGTGAAAAACGCACTACGGAAACAAAGACGG GTAGGTGTTACGTCACTCGCATCGATTTGAACGACGCCGTCGTAAATATAATGACCAGGGACGACTCATATCTCATCAAAGCTCAGATCATTCGGGACAGCAAGAAAGGTAATATCACCACAATGGAACTGAACTTGATGCCGCTGTTCGGAAAAGACGTTTACAACGATTGCAGATTGAACGACGCGTTGGTGAAACTGAAGGAGGAAATCGCCAGTGGAAAG CAAATAGAAGCCGAATACGTCGACTGCAACGGCttcaaacaagaaattcagaCGTAA